The nucleotide window ttacaataaactataagtgagcaactccttgcccatcacatctcatgtgaggttcaatcctttacctagcccctaatgctcaaaatctcaggtacatccattattgacttatcttgcattagttaagttgatcccattgagccagtaattatgcaaataattttaatgttctcaggtacatccaatattggccaccaaactatttatatatttacaacatctcatgcttaacaattattcttaagaaagtctcttaaattaattgcatcttatgcaactatttaaaatttcttaaaataattgccccaatggagggcctatgttataattactttaattatagcatttccaacttaatcatttgtttggaagattttatggtcattctaattactattaaggtctcactttgcacattttccaattagcatgcatatatcatataatagcataaattcccatacatctcatgcattcatggataagcaataaatatggtatgatcatagactttctaagggattcaattctaagccaccaagaattgaatcagggcattcctaggtgtatttcattcattcattttacaagagttgctgaaggagtacataatcaatacttgatcttgaattcctcccactggtcccacaaatgctcttgacctccttgaacttcttgcaatccaatataacatagtaatccttggcataccaaggcgaatttacaagaacttaaataaatgaaattacaactcaaaaattattacaaacttaataatacatgcccaaaataaattaaaataaattaattaatttacaatcccaaagaaacataaaagaaataaatccaatcacattggtcttttatagtccatgatcatccatcatgcatatcactatttaacaattaaataaaacatacatacttaaattaaattgaatatctcatattcaacttataaatccagatttgaatcccattcaaacaaatttaaaaatttagatttgaatcacattcaaacaactttaaaaattcagatttgaatcacattcaaatatttttaaaaaaatcagatttgaatcacattcaaacattttttaaaaaatcagatctgaattttattcaatcaattttaaaaaatcagatttaaatatgattcaaacaactttaaaaattcagatttgaatcacattcaaacaacttttaaaattcagatttgaatcacattcaaacaatttttaaaattttgatttgaatcataatttaattgtgtgataaaaattctaattaaacaatttaattagacataaaatggatcttagatcatacaacaattgcacattcaccatccatttacctttgcacaccattgtggtgcatcaaccatgcgcaccatggtgttcatcatttgtgccgccaccttggctttgcaaccagcaatgaacttttgatctcatgatcaaacacacaattaaatcatataaacatcaatctaaatggcaaatatagtggctctgataccaattgaaaggaacggaagcgtgaaaaacacaagtttataccattgaattcaaaaattttcacctaggtcacatgcatcacgcaagatttatttttttctatttgatttcaatgataaacaacatattaaaactcttttaatatgtttttgaatctgtatttgccatttaagattttaaaattaatcagattaattttagaaccctagattaaatcaagaacgattacactaacctcttgatgcactgcagcgtgtctgcgcctttgagatttatcttcaggacaccaaatgttatccctctagcttgtccacaccacgaacacctatggcagcccttgaacagcttctaaagctttttctattaattagaaattcaagttctgccttttaagagattagagatgtaaacaggacactaaaaacaatttctagtgtttttaattcaaaagattgatggctaatctctttgaattgatgagagatgaagaagaatagatggagagcctcaaaatggcgtgacaaaggagaggagtggctgttggttgtatttttctttttcataacaacacttatatagctaggttagcacattaaacccttgccacatgtcaccctttgattagctctaggtttaagtgacccaatcacattttgccaagtgtcaaacctatatttaatcttgattttaatcatcttacatgattaaaaacatttggcaagcttatgtgtaatcccatgtgtcaccatctcatggtgccacgtgtcatactatgaaatgaccaaaatgcccctgcgtcttaattttgagttctcaacccaaaataattatttttcttcttctaattaatttatataaaatataaattaattaattaatctctattaattaatttctcattaattaaattcataaacactttaaatataaatttaacttatactatacatccaataatctagatttggtttcaagtcatgctagggactttgcaatctaattgcaaaccaaacctatttaattaatcaattaaactctttaattaattaattaaatcatatttaaataggtgataacttgtgtatgtgtgtgacttactaggctcatcactaattggcaataagacatgatatcaactcttaatatcatcagaactctttcttaccataaatgatttctctaaatcattttatgcaactcatagaccatggttaacacctagcatagcatgccatggacacccaattagtaataaggtttaccttaaatgaacctataattatatgttaccatgcactagaatctctctgatacaaaatcccaactcaagctagagtcatggtttatgtcaaactccatttgctatgaatattatgttctcttttaattccagttcttgattaaaaagattttctcatcagaagctcttttttgaataaatctatctgtcctggccaggaacttgaaacattaagaacaattaaatgaacataggattttatctctatttacttagaggaacagattccatcttgatcaacacctacctccatatataagtagtaggagccaacagatgcccatatacccatacatagtacaagtatgaaagcagtatcaaactcaaactacctatatacaagataactgtgctatctcaggtctaaagattatatgcactgatatgatttatgacaaaacattgacaagagtaaactccatgtgcttgtcataaacatcactggtttggcctacttatcatttataagtgcctatcatgtttgttatatggcatgagactcagcattccatcttatttatatctcatataaataacttggtaacaaacatgaatacaatctttctggataagtcatgtccttattatgaagtatcctcgattgtgaacctatttgtgagactttgtgctagaaatattgtcactcatattcttaacaacttaagaataatatttataaaaaaatatcaatgggccttttctattacacataaatatattatgtaaacggaaaagtgaaaatgcattttattaataaaaatatgtacatgatacattttaaatgatatgctctagggcatactactaacataatgaTATTGAATGTAGCCCTTCTCATGATAGTAGTAACATTCTCTATCTTTAAGGTCTACTTATTGTCTTGTGCTCAATCTACTATTCCTTCTTCAATTGCTTCCATGTAGATTGCTTCTACCATGACTAGAACCTGCAATAAAAGCTCTACCTTCATTGTTACTACCTGTCTTTTTAAACTTCTCATCATCAAAGATAACTGTGGTGATCTCCTCCATCTTTAAAGTCTCCTTCCCAACTGTTAGGGCTGTCACTAAGCTTTTATAAGATTGTGGGAGAGAGGTTATAAGCAAGAGGGCTTTATCTTCATCATCTATTTTCACACTAATACTAGCCAATTgggtaattattttattaaaaatattaaggtgATCCCTCACATCAATACATTTATCCATTCTGAGTTGGTACAACTCTTTCTTTAAGTACAAGTGATTTGTGAGTGACTTTGACATGTACAAACtttccaatttcttccataaaacaAATGGCGAAGTCTCCTTTGAGACGTTGTACTTGAGCTAATGTCAAACGAATCATACTCACTGCCTTTTGTTGAAGCTTCTTTCAATTATCATCTTTCATGGTTGCTGGTTGTTTCTTATTTAATgctttaattaatctttattgtaTAAGGACATCCTTCACGGTGCTTTGTCAcatactaaaattattttttccatCAAATGGCTCCACCTCAAATTTTATGCTTATCTTCTTTAACATCTCAAACTatagctctgatactaattgttgCAAAAATCACACCTACACGAATTAAAGAACACAAATTTTAATGTGGTTTAGCATAAGCCTACTCCAGCATTAAATCTATTAACAAAGGAACAATAAttacaaccactaattatttttctcaccttTACACATCACTCGAACAAAACTCATGAAATTCAATACACCTCTCCACCTCATGGGTTCTCTATACTATAAAGGACCACCAATTACTAGTATATATAGCTACTAAAAACTTAGTCCTTTTGGGACTCTAATTATTGAACtacataatttatattatacaaaacttcatattttatctaatttcctaattaattttaattgaatttggacTTTAACAATCTTCAATATGTGTAAAATAAACTTGAGGCATGTAAATAACTTAGCAACATGTTAATTAAGGCAACATGGTAAATATGGTGATGGATTTAAATGTAGAAATAAGGCATAACTTAGGGTTATAAAGTGCGCATGAAGTGGTTGTAGTGTGCTTAATTCAACAAGGTGCATGTGTTTAATTTAGATCTACATATTGTATGATTAAGAactttaataagaaaataataagaCAAGCTATAAGAAACACAAGTGGGGGCTAGTCCTTGTTCTAAGAAAAGTCTAGGTGAAAAGGGTGCCTAATAACTTCCTTCTTCCATACCTACTATCCTAAACCTATGCCATTAGGCTCAGGGTAAGATGAAGGTAATGAAAACTTTACAAGGGGTAGAGTTATTACCCATGTCTCTTCTATTGATTTTGTTACAATTATCATCTGAGTGGCGACTCCAATCAATCTTCTGTCTCTCAAGGCATCAATATCTAAGCTCCATGGTAGTATTATGACAAGATGGAGCTAAACTAATTCAAGGAGTGAAAACCCACCACCCATAATGACGATTCTACCCTTTACAGAGGTCCACTACCCTTCTTCACCACATGCCTAATGGACAAGGTTTGGGTATAAAAGAAGGAAGGTGTTGGGCACCATCTTCGCTTGGCATATCCAATACGATGTATTAGAGCGGCCTCCACTTGTGTTTCCCAAATTTTATCTTATTATCCTTTTATTCATCCTCTTGCTCATACAATATGCAAATCTTACTTTACACACATCTTATTCAATCATTATATCAACCATAGCATGCACACTTTGTAGCCCTAATCGTGCTTTATTGGTAGTTTAGGAAGAATTACCATTATCACCTCATTCCCTATTAACATGTTTCTAGGTCAATTTACATGCCTTACGTTTTTTTTACACATATTGAGCACAAATAAGTAATTAAATAGCACTTAATCCATGCATCTCATGTCTCTGACATGCTTTTCATCTTTTATTTTACCAAGTTGCCCTAAAATTAGTGTTACTATGTTATTTTACATTCTTTGGTGTGATTGTATGGATTAAGCCATACAAAGAAAGGATAAGGAGAAAAGAATTACAAATCCAAATTAGCATACAATTACAAAAAGGAGAAAGGAGAAAAGAATATATCCTATAAGTAATTAAAAAAAGACTTGAAATAAAGTCTTAAACTATTACAAGGCCCATTTGGCCCATAACCTCATGCAAGGGGCATTAGTCTTCCTCATTGGACTTGGGATCTCACTTATGCCTCTTAGGTATTTGCATTCAGCTTAGAGCTCCCAAGTTGACTTTTCATTTAGGTGCTTTTTACTTGCCATGTTTGTTCTTTGAAATGTAAAATTACATAATTGACTAATACATAAATTAGATTTAAAATCAAATTCAAACAAGAAAGTAAATAAATTACAAGTTAGGAAAGAAACCAACAAGTAAACGTAGCGCTACATAATTTCAGCTAAGggttctcaaaaccctaaccactcAATTTAGTTATCAATCCATAGGAAATATGTCATTTAGCTTCACATAGAACAAAGGTTGAATGGTTAGTAATTAATTGGAacacatgaaattaaaaaaaagattaaaatacataaatttaaCTAAAACACTATACAAGGTAGCAAGTAAAGAAATTCAAGGAAAATTGGCAAATGTGCATGAAAATGACCAAGTTTTATGAGAATGCTTCAAAAATGTCATAATGAAACATAGAAAAAAGAATTACACAAAAAGATGGACTAATAAAAAGAAATGAATTTACAGTGTTGTTTGTGTAATCTGATAAAATCTGTCCACCGAAATCAAAATTCACTTGCATACCAATCCATAAGGAATTTTGGGAAACTAAAAATTGGGACAGAAATAGAACATCCTGAAGTTGATTTTGTACAAGAATCCCTCGAAAAGAATGTTTGTTCATCAAGTTGTGGTCCATCAAATTTTAGGTGTGTGCACGTTCATGACAGAAATATTGatgtaaacttaaaaaaaaatcataatatggTGTAGAAAAATGATTTTGGGGGTGATGCAAGAGCCTAAAATGCAtggaaaaaattattaaaattcaataaaatatgtacaagaccaAAAGAACCTTCTAGTAGAACCTATGATTACCATGGGACTTGCATAAAGTAACTAGGGTTTTCCCTCAAATTGTGTAAATTCTCTTAATACATTTGGACTAAATTGTCCTTGAAAACATGTAAAAGAAACGAATAAAAGATGTATGGATATTATTACATGGTTGTTTTGCCCCATTCTCACCTTTTAGTTGCAAAAAAGGTCGAATAAGGCTATGTAAGTATTTAGGTGTGTTAATTGGCTAGAAAGAATTTAAGAGAGTGGTGTGGCAGTTAAGGTTGGTGTAAAAAAAAATTTGGAGGTTGCTAGGTTTGATTTTTAAGTGCTAGAGTTGTTGAAATAGGAAAGAATGAGAGGTATTTATTGGCTTTCTACTAAATGGGAAGTCTATCCTAATCCTACAAGGAAAGGATTTGAATTTTAACCTTCCTTCCTATTCAACTTATTTTCTTTCCCTTTATTTTCCCAAATTTTAGGTATGAGATCCCTAACTGCccacttttatttcttttcttccctTTTCATTATACTTCTTATTTGGCATTTATTTTCCGCTAAATCCTAGAACAAGTCTAGGTTCATTTCTAGCTCACCAACCTAATCGAATGGGATTGACCAAGGCTTATTCCAATGCATTCTTGGCCTTTCAACAGCCTTGTGGGTTATGAAACTAGGCTTTGTGCAATAATGGCTCCTAGGCTCAATTCAAAGCCCATTAAGCTCATTTTCACTATTTTTGTCCTTAAAACCCTCATTTATGGAACATATCTCTTTCTTCATCTTTTTAGCGTTCACAAAGACCTTGATATCTTTTAGTTTTCTAATCATCCGGCCCCTCACTGCCTCATTTATGCATTTGCTTCGTGGGTAGAAAAATGTAGGGGTTTACACACAATCTTAAATGAGAGATAATCCCTAGTTAGATTGACATTTATCTCATTTGAAGTTACATTCCAAGTGTCTACAATGACCAATGAAGTTGGCCTTATAAGAAAAAGTCATCTGACAAGCCTAATAAAAATGCTACAATAACAGATTCTAGTGGTGGTAATGTGGCTTCAAGTGGATCCAAGTAGATAAGGATAATTACAAAAACCCCAAATATATTCAAATTTTGGTGGAATTGTACATTCATTTGATTGGTTTGGAGGATCAAGTGAAGGCAAATGAGCAAATAAGTTCAGACTTTAGAGGATGAAATTAAGGAGTTGAATGAAAAATTGTATACCACAAATTCAAAGATGACAACAAAGGAAAACCTAGTGAAACAACGTGCTAAAGTTGCTAAGGaagttattttaggttgagaaaaGGTTAAAGCAAAATCTTTGGAAGTGAAAAATCATCTAGAATTGATCACACTTTCAAGCTCATTATTGAATATTTTTCATCACATTTGGATGGTGCCCTTAAAAAGTGCACATGGTAAATAAGAAACCTGAAGGAAGAACATGAATAGAAAATTGCAAGATGTTCTCTCAAAGACCAAACAATGGGACAAATTTAAGCTTGAGTTTGAAGCAAAAATAGTTAACTTAGGCCAATTTTGCTCTTTTGAGGTCTATAAGAGCATTCTAACATGCTAATCAAAATAAGTAACGAAAAATCACAAGCTAAGGCTGAGATTGAACTTTTAAAGAGCAATTCCTTTAAAGAATTAAGGATTTagtttttatgttatatttttaggGATTTGAGATTTAAATtaccttttaattttaattattttaattaactcaagTTAATTAACTTATTTAACTTTAGTCAAATGTTTGGTTAGGTCAACACATTTAACGTGGGCTATTCTATGTGTCAAGTGGGACCCactaaaaaaaaatggaaaacacTGGTTGGAGTGCCACATGAGATAGGGTAAACGCCCCCTAAATCCAATTTGAATTTTGGATAAAAtttgtttattttaaaattttggtcGATTCTACCAAGATTGAAAGCATcaattaaattgtaaaaataCGAAAAGGTTTAGCTTTATTGGGTCAATAGGTCTTTTTTTTTTACTCAATCTTTTTCCCTATTCTTTCTTTCTATTTCTCATTCACTCTCCTTCTCCAACTTCTCTTACCTACGAGATTTACTCCAtctttcttcctcttcttttttttttttttttttttttttctcacaagAATCCAATAAGCATTTCCTACCTACAAGACCAATGAGCACCATCACCGTCGGTGATGCAACATTGTTAGACCCATCTTTGCCCTTCAATCGATGCCTTTTATGGCTGTTGATGTCATTCATTGAGCTTCACACCAAAGCTCCCTTAATCGACTCCTTTGGGGATCTTCGTTTCCTTTTACTGATTTTCTCTTGTTTTATTGTAGAAGTTTATGTAGGGAACATCAATATTGGTCCCTTGGCTCTTCCTCAACAAGTTCCACTCGCTCCTTTCCCCTTGGGAGATACTTTGGAGTTGCCTAGCATTAGTGATGATGCTTCCAGCCTTATTCCAGAGTTGCCTGTTGATTTCAAACTCCTCCAAGAAATTTTCTCTAAATCTACATGCTGCAAACATTGTATTTTGATATATTAACTTTAGCAAGAATGTTAATAATTGGATATTTGTTGAACAATAAGCTATGTTTCGACttttttaatttatgaatgaTAGTGGATTCATGGCCTGTTTCCTACAATTAGCCTTTTTATTAGCTCTAAATAGTAGAAATAATGCCTACTTGTTTGCATTCAACTGTTATGTtggtttttaaaattatttttagtgtaaataatttgaaattatttaattttaaatattagtaaaaaagaagagagaatagaaaaatagaaactaatgaaataagaagataaataaatatgtaaattaTAACTTGCCTTTGGAGATTTATTAAAAATCACATGTTAATTACTTtactttaatttaaaataatcacAGCTTTCAACTTTATTTTGTTATTAAAatcatcatttcattcaaattgGACACAAAATATTGTTAGTGATATGTTAATTGGTCAAAATAACCTCAATTTTCTCATCTTCTATCTCTCTCCCCGTCTCAAAATAACCTCAACACATTTACATTAATTTCATAActtaaattttaatctaaaaaataaataaataaaattaaatttaaaaaaaattaaatttgatttgaaaaaatcaatcaaattaaTGAAAAACTTAATATACTGACTCAGTAAGTAACTTGAAATGATCAacaaaattaatccaaaattcacAATCTGAAATAATTCAACCTGCACTCGCTAAAAAGGATTTAAAATGATGTGAATCTAACTTCATTCAACTCAACTTGTTGCCACTTCTAGTGAGCACTATTTGGttcaatgaaaaattaaatcaaatatttttatttttttggatttattcaaattaattttaaattttatatgctcATTTGTTAAGTTTTTTATGATAATCAAATTATATCAAATTATTTTGACCTCATCAAATTATTTTCACTCTAATTGAAAGTTCGCTTTTTTTTACATTCGATTCATAATTCATTTGAGTCAACCCTTTTAAAAAAAGTTaatcattttaattataaattgttttaaattaaattaaattaaatcaaattaaatttaattagtaataaataaataaattaatcaacCTCCAAAAGAATAAAGGGTATATTAAGGCTCCGTTTAACTATATTGCCAAAAATAACTTGTATAAAGAATATTTTCATGGAAATTAtttatagaaaaatattttctataaaaatattttttattgtttgtTTTTTCAATGTTAAATTAATGTGAGGTGTTTATATCATTAATATATAAatcttttcatattttaataagattataaaatatagaaatatttttttttctttaaaaagaggaaataatttttttttttaaaatagtttaatttttttaataaaaaaaattctctatttacattttttaaatgctaaacattaaaaaatatgaataatattttaaaaaaatatattttacgcAAAAGGAGGCTAAACAAAGAAATAATCCAATCTAAGAGTTGATAAtcaataaagaaagaaaagattatttaatgaagagaaagacATGATATCGACATATGGAGAGATGGGTAAGTTAAAAGTGGGGTTCTAAGTCCACACTGATGCAATCTAAGCTTTGTTTTGTTGATTTAGGCATTGGGATGACAACATTTTGTCTACACTTTGCTCTTTTGCTCTCCTTTTTGCACTTTTTATTAGTGTCCACAAAAGCCTTACTTTTCCCCTCTTCTTCTCAACCATCCCAAAAACCTACTGTCTtctcttaaaattttatttttttatttttatttttttctatatgCAGTGTAATACTTTTATCTCCTTAATTTAATCAAATACAtaagtttaaaaataaaaaagtaaaacttTTTTATAAATcactataataaatattaaaattagcaataaaaattttatagtaaCATTATTTTTATTGCTTATAAAACTAATATATGCAGCAACATGAACAATTGCTATAATGATACATAAAAATATAAAGCAgtaattggtttttttttttttttaatagcaatcacaattttaatttattgtaaaatatCCATGGCCACAATTTTATAGTATCAATATACAGCTACCATAAACTTATAGCAGCAAATTTATACTTTGGATCGTAAAATATTTGTTactaattctaattttttttgcagtaaatttatttatttatttattttaacaaaaaaaaacaCAAGACAAGGACAATGTACACTCTGTCAAACTATAGTAATTTATGATTTAatcttataatttaaattttgatagttgtattatatttattaaaattgtatCTTATTTTCTAAATTAAACTTCTAAGTTCAATAATTGTTTTTGCAGATTCAATACAAGAATAAAAAATGTATTAGCGTCTTAACAAATTTggatgtgtgtgtatatatatatatatatatatatatatatgaataaattTACTATACATATTATCAATTAAAATTTCATCTCACAAATCATAAAAAGAGGTATTTTTATTGTATATTGATAGATTATTAAACACATTGAGTATAGAAGATTTTAATGCACCTTACACTCATATACTTGTGAGTTTATCGATAAAATATGAGAGATCAATCCCACcgttatataaataatataataatttatcttatttatgattataatttttttaaaatttaagatgtatatttttttataattatttttaattaaaatttgaattcgaGACCTCTACCACTACATTAATAAAGGTATAAAGCAActgcaaaataaaatctttaataCCCTTTAATATAACTGGAAagcataaaacatgaaagttacctaaattttgaaattatttaattcatttattaaaaagtaaactaaataattttataatttatatacccTAAAACCAATAATAAATAAGTAGCATCCTATTCTTACAGTACAGGTCAAAGCAAGCAACAACTGGACATAGCAAATTTGAGATGGTCCATTGGTTTCTCCTCTCTCATTCATTCTGTAAGATTCTCTTGTTATATTAGCCATCCAGTTCCACTCTATATAACAAAACAAACACAACACAGAACTATACATATCTTCTGATCAATTCTTCTCTGATCTTTCTTTGGTTCTATATCAATCATACCATGACCAATCTTTATGcttctgcttcttcttcttcttcttcttctttggacATCCTGATCAAAATCACTTTTCTTTTGATTCTTCTTTTCCCTGCTATAGTTTCTAGTGAGTGTACATGTGATTTTTTAGAAGATACACAGGAAGAAAAAGGCCAAGCACTCAAGTATAAACTTGCTTCGGTAGCTTCAATTCTTGTTGCTGGTGCTATTGGTGTTAGCCTTCCATTGTTGGGAAACAAAATTCCAGCCTTAAGGCCTGAAAATGACATTTTCTTCATGATAAAAGCATTTGCTGCTGGTGTTATTCTAGCAACTGCCTTCATTCACATACTGCCTGAGGCATTTGATGCTCTAACATCTCCTTGCCTCAAGCAAAATCCATGGGGGAATTTTCCCTTAACTGGTTTTGTTGCTATGGTGTCTGCAATTGGGACTTTAATGTTGGATTCGTTCGCTACAGGGTTTTATAAGAGGCTTCACTTCAAGAACAAGAATAAACTGGTAGTAAATATGGATGAAGAGACAGGTGAAGATGAGCATTCAGGTCATGTACATGTTCATATTCATGCTACTCATGGTCATGGTCATGGTTCTGCTTCCCCAACTCAAGATTTGGGTTTGCCAGATCTGCTCAGACGTCGGATTATATCACAAGTgagattttattatttttatttactttaCATTTATTTTTGAGAGAAAGAGTCTCCAAGGATTTAATTCCATTATCTTCACTTTAGAAATTAAAATGGACTGAATCTAACTCACCATAAATTAACTCAAGAGAAGAGTGCCCAAAATTATATAGGAGAAATACTCAAGGCCATATAAGGGATATATTACCTCTATCTCAAACCAATTTAGAACCTTAACATATCCACTCACATCCAAAATCGAACACCTGAAATGTAAAACATTAGTTTTGGAcaagtttgctattgagatagaAACTTAATATTTGAGTATTTGTGT belongs to Hevea brasiliensis isolate MT/VB/25A 57/8 chromosome 4, ASM3005281v1, whole genome shotgun sequence and includes:
- the LOC110642125 gene encoding zinc transporter 1 — its product is MTNLYASASSSSSSSLDILIKITFLLILLFPAIVSSECTCDFLEDTQEEKGQALKYKLASVASILVAGAIGVSLPLLGNKIPALRPENDIFFMIKAFAAGVILATAFIHILPEAFDALTSPCLKQNPWGNFPLTGFVAMVSAIGTLMLDSFATGFYKRLHFKNKNKLVVNMDEETGEDEHSGHVHVHIHATHGHGHGSASPTQDLGLPDLLRRRIISQVLEVGILAHSVFIGISLGASESAEIIKPLLVALSFHQFFEGMGLGGCISEAKFKSKSTTIMATFFSLTTPLGIAIGIAISSVYKENSPTALIVEGMFNSASAGILIYMSLVDLLAADFMNPRLQSNFRIQFGANVCLFLGAGCMCVLAKWA